The Nitrospiria bacterium nucleotide sequence CGGGGTTCGAACCTTGACATGCACTTTTTTTCCGGCGGCCATGGTGGACCTTTCCCTCCTGGTGTGTGAATAATAACCCGCTTCCCGGTTTCGGCCGTAGAGCGAGACCGGACGGACTTTCTTCGCAAAGCCTCGAGCGCTCGACGCTTACCGTTTCTTGCGCTGATGGCGCATCTTCTTTCGAAGCTTTCGGTATTTGTGCTTCCGCATCTTTTTGCGCCGTTTCTTGACCACTCTCGACATGGATATCCTCCTCTGGAACGATCATTCTATCGATATCGGCCGCAAAAGGCAAATCCCCAAGGCACCGACCTTTGAAGAACCCCGGGCTTCCATCCGGGGATTCTTCGATCCGGGTGGAAACGCCCCTATTTTAATTCGCTCGCTAACCCCGCCTCCACAGGCGGGAGTTGCGCTCGCTAAACGGATTCAACCGGCCCTTCGGCCCGTGCTGCGCCGTTTGGTTTCGGGCTTCTCCCGAACCAAAAGGACCGGACATGCGCCGTATTCGATCACCTTGAGCGGAACACTGCCCAGAAAAAACCGCCGGACCGCCGAGCTCCCGCTGGCCCCCATGACCACGATGTCGTGATCCTTGGCCTCGTCGATAATCACCTCCGAGGGACGGCCGGAGCGCACCTTGACATCGGCCTGGACCCCCAATTGGGCCAGGATCATCTCCGCCCGCCGCACCTGCTCCTGGGAGGCCTTCTGCCCCTCCGGCTCCGCGGCGACGGACAGAATGGTCACCCGCGCATTCAGGGCCTGCGCGATCTGGGCGCCGAACAATTCGGCCTTCTCCGCCAGCTTTGAACCATCCGTGCACATGAGAAAGTCGTGGCTCTCTCGGATGTTTTTTGCAATTAAAACCGAACAAGGGGCAAATTCGGCGATCCGCAACGCCGTGCTGCCCACAAAGTAACTGGCGATGCCTTCATGGCCCCGGGATCCGGTCAGGACCAAGTCGTAGCGTCCCTGACCGGCCTCCGTCAGGATTTCCTCCGCCGATTCGCCCTCACGAAGTTTCAGCCGCACGCGTTCGGAATTGCGGCCGATCAGATGCAGTTCAACCCCTCCCTCGGCCGACCCCCGGAAGGTCTGACGGACCCCGGAATCCTTTTCGGCTGAGAAGGCCACCAAACCGGCCCCGGCCAGGATGTCCCTCGCACGCTTCAGGTATTGAACCCCAGGAATGTCCAGATCCCACTCCCCCATCTTCTTCCGTGCCGTCGTCAGATAGATCGAGTCCCCCCCGGGAGCCACGGGACGGACGTATAGAACCGTCACGTCCGCATCCAGCTCGTGGGCAAATTTCCCGCCGAATCGAATCGCCTCCTCCGCGTACGTCTGGCCGTCGGTGCACATTAATATCTTCATTCGCCACCCCCCGGAAACGCCAACAGCCTCCAGTAGCCAAAGGCCACCAGCAAGAGCAGCCCCAATGATGCGATATTCATTTTCCAACCGGCCCTGATAAAATCAGCTCGTTTCAGATATCCGCTGCTGTACACCATTCCGCAGGCCGGAGACCCGATGGTGGTCATAAACGTGAAAGCCGACGCCACGGCCGTGACCAGACCGGTGGCCACGATCGATGTGCCGGAAAGATCCGCCATGTGCAGGGTGATCGGGGCCAATAATCCGACCGTGGCGCCGCTGCTCATCACGGAAGCCAGGGCCATCGTCAATAAGGCCACAAATAACAGCATCGGGATTCCGCCGTGCAGTCCCAAAGGCTCGACCCCTCGGAGCACCCACTGGGCCGTCCAGTTCGCCGCGCCGGTATCCCGCATCGCGATTCCGATTGAAATGGCCCCCGCATAGATGAAGATCACTCCCCAATTGATTCCCCGGCTGAAATCCTCCCAATGGGCAATTCCGGTCATCAGATATAAGGCCACGCCGATCATGGCCGTGGTTCCCAGTCCGATTTGATCGCTCACGGTGATCCATAAGAACACGGTGAAAAAAAATATGATAACCGTCCACCCATCCCGTGCGGTGACGGTTCCTTCTTCCGCAACCCGGCCTCGAAGTTCCTCGATGGACCGGCTGAGGTCCACCACCTCGGGTCGAAAAGTTTTGAGAAGGACCCAGGCGACCAGCGGAATTTGAATAAGGACCATGGGATAGAGATACTCCATCCACTGGAGATAACTCACGTGCAGATGAAAAAGCTGCTTCCAGTAGGTCAGCATGATGGCATTGCGGGCTCCCCCGGACGGACTTCCGATTCCGGCCAAAACCGCACCATAGGCGATCGCCAGCATGATCAGAGGCGGAAGATTTTTCAGTTCCCGGCGGTCCGGCCCGGCGTAGGAAATCAAGGTCATCCCCACCGGCATCATCATGGCCACGACCGTATGCTCCCCGATAAACGATGCGATCAGGGCCGAAACGACAATGAGCCCGACCACCACGCGCTCCACGCGGGGCCCCGTGACCCGTACGATGGCCAGCGCGAGTCGTTTATCCAGTTTCTGCTTTACGATCGTCTCGGCGATCATCAGCGAGCCCATGATAAAAAGAAGGGAATCGCTGACAAAGGACCGCGATACCTCCATCGGACCGGCAATGCCCAGGAGTACCTCGAATATGCCGATCAGAATGGCGACCGTGGGAAGCGGCATGGGCTCCGTGACAAAAAACACGATCGCCGCGATGGCGATGGCCAACGATTTCTGGCCCGACGCCGTTAGGCCGGCAGGGGGCGGAAAAAGCAGAATGACGCCGCCCAAAATAAAACCCGCCGCGATCCACCTCCGCCGGACCAAGAAATTGAAAAGGCCACCCATCGGGTTGTTTCCTAACATACCGATCAAGGCATGTCAAGAGCAATCCCTTGCAACCTTGACCTGGCGATGGAGTCCACCGTATAATCCCCCCATGCCGTATAAATACCGCGTCGTGATCGTCGTCTTAATCGGAGGGCTTCTATGGATTTCCGGATGCGAACACGCCCCGGTCAAACCCACAGAGGATTCGAAGCGTCTCCAACAAATCGATGCCTTCGTCGAAAACCTGCGCGTGACGTACGAGAGCCGAAATGGACAGGCCTTCTCGACCCAGTACCTCGACACGCGCCCGGATGATCTGCGGGCGATCGTTTCGTTTCTCGTCGCCGTAAACTCCCTGCGCCTGAATTTTATGATCGATCAGATCGTGCTTCAGGATGACAAGGTCCAGGTTGCCCTTCATTGGGAGAATCGTTGGAAATCCGAAAAGACCGATTGGGTTAAACAACGGGGCGATGCCCTTTTTCATCTCGCCGGCAAGTCCGACCTGCATCTGCAAAGCATTGATGGGGAAAATCCCTTCACCGCTCCCATCAATTCCCCGGTATCGCCCCCATGAGCCCGGGGCCGAAAGTCGATCGGACCATTCATGTGACCGATTTCCTCGTCATCGGGAGCGGCATTGC carries:
- a CDS encoding DASS family sodium-coupled anion symporter; translated protein: MGGLFNFLVRRRWIAAGFILGGVILLFPPPAGLTASGQKSLAIAIAAIVFFVTEPMPLPTVAILIGIFEVLLGIAGPMEVSRSFVSDSLLFIMGSLMIAETIVKQKLDKRLALAIVRVTGPRVERVVVGLIVVSALIASFIGEHTVVAMMMPVGMTLISYAGPDRRELKNLPPLIMLAIAYGAVLAGIGSPSGGARNAIMLTYWKQLFHLHVSYLQWMEYLYPMVLIQIPLVAWVLLKTFRPEVVDLSRSIEELRGRVAEEGTVTARDGWTVIIFFFTVFLWITVSDQIGLGTTAMIGVALYLMTGIAHWEDFSRGINWGVIFIYAGAISIGIAMRDTGAANWTAQWVLRGVEPLGLHGGIPMLLFVALLTMALASVMSSGATVGLLAPITLHMADLSGTSIVATGLVTAVASAFTFMTTIGSPACGMVYSSGYLKRADFIRAGWKMNIASLGLLLLVAFGYWRLLAFPGGGE
- a CDS encoding AURKAIP1/COX24 domain-containing protein, with the translated sequence MSRVVKKRRKKMRKHKYRKLRKKMRHQRKKR
- a CDS encoding universal stress protein encodes the protein MKILMCTDGQTYAEEAIRFGGKFAHELDADVTVLYVRPVAPGGDSIYLTTARKKMGEWDLDIPGVQYLKRARDILAGAGLVAFSAEKDSGVRQTFRGSAEGGVELHLIGRNSERVRLKLREGESAEEILTEAGQGRYDLVLTGSRGHEGIASYFVGSTALRIAEFAPCSVLIAKNIRESHDFLMCTDGSKLAEKAELFGAQIAQALNARVTILSVAAEPEGQKASQEQVRRAEMILAQLGVQADVKVRSGRPSEVIIDEAKDHDIVVMGASGSSAVRRFFLGSVPLKVIEYGACPVLLVREKPETKRRSTGRRAG